In Corynebacterium nuruki S6-4, the following proteins share a genomic window:
- a CDS encoding YhgE/Pip domain-containing protein, with protein MTASWRVFIRDLARLWRTPKVWVIVVGVMITPALYSWFNVAAFWDPYENTGHIGVAVVNEDEGGSSALTGPLDVGSQLTDQLADNDRLDWRFMDRDEADDQIRRGDVYATVTVPADFTADILSMFQGTYSQPTLTYRVNEKKSAIGPKITDQGATTLDETINSVVKEKIARVVTDRLRTAGGTLQGDLSGAGQGVAGAFDETTGTLSAARDEFTRIRDSLGNARPTITKTQDALRSVDTTLGDAATALGQVQSVMGTVQKQVADFSGAATDAYVGTTDALADGTAQADAAVAGVTGELERAGAGISTATREASGLVDQGDRAVRQLRQLLGDASLPPAAAQPLRDALSDLEDRTASDRELLDGLSGLQDDASASLDAVHGASDALARATGDTRDRARGLKDSVGDSLPALNAAISRVSSTAGGFAASLQSQQTLVRQSVGLLDGVGRQLDATGGVLDRVGGEFSGIADGLATARTDVLALVAASRDGVLGTVTSLDSVGVSRFVSTPAEVDSHPVYPVDHYGSGMAALFTNLSLWIGAFMLMIIFRTEVDTAGIRRLTVGQAYRGRLLLLAALAVGQGLIVGIGDLLIGVETVNPAAFVGTVVLTGLAYLGIVYGLVSAFGHIGRGIAVVLAFLQIPGASGMYPIEMTPDFFRAISPFLPFTYGIDALRETIGGFYGDHWWRATGILVGMALVAVVAGALLSRRLSHVKALVNGQLKAGGLIVNEEVQVVGSSYRLTDVIHALRDRDGYREEVDRQWRPVREHYPALLRTTIAVGVAGVLVLGVLARVIDDQKALFFGLVSLWLLLTVAVIAGLEYMRQSFARARELSELPTADLQDALTDGKDTAS; from the coding sequence GTGACGGCAAGTTGGCGAGTATTCATCCGGGACCTGGCCCGCCTCTGGCGCACCCCGAAAGTGTGGGTGATCGTGGTCGGGGTGATGATCACCCCTGCCCTGTACTCCTGGTTCAACGTCGCGGCGTTCTGGGACCCCTACGAGAACACGGGGCACATCGGGGTCGCGGTGGTCAACGAGGACGAGGGCGGCTCCTCCGCCCTCACCGGACCACTCGATGTCGGCAGTCAGCTCACGGACCAGCTGGCCGACAACGACCGGCTCGACTGGCGGTTCATGGACCGCGACGAGGCGGACGACCAGATCCGCCGTGGTGACGTGTACGCCACGGTCACCGTGCCCGCCGACTTCACCGCGGACATCCTCAGCATGTTCCAGGGCACCTACTCGCAGCCCACCCTGACCTACCGGGTCAACGAGAAGAAGAGCGCGATCGGCCCGAAGATCACCGACCAGGGCGCGACCACCCTCGACGAGACCATCAACTCGGTCGTCAAGGAGAAGATCGCCCGGGTCGTCACCGACCGGCTGCGCACCGCCGGCGGCACCCTCCAGGGCGACCTCTCCGGGGCGGGGCAGGGCGTGGCGGGCGCCTTCGACGAGACCACCGGCACCCTGTCCGCCGCCCGCGACGAGTTCACCCGCATCCGCGACAGCCTCGGCAACGCCCGGCCCACCATCACGAAGACGCAGGACGCCCTGCGCTCGGTGGACACCACCCTCGGTGACGCGGCGACGGCGCTCGGCCAGGTGCAGTCGGTGATGGGGACCGTGCAGAAACAGGTCGCCGACTTCTCCGGCGCGGCCACCGACGCCTACGTCGGGACGACGGACGCGCTGGCGGACGGGACCGCGCAGGCGGACGCCGCCGTCGCCGGGGTCACCGGCGAGCTCGAGCGCGCCGGGGCGGGCATTTCGACGGCGACGCGGGAGGCCTCCGGCCTCGTCGACCAGGGTGACCGGGCCGTGCGCCAGCTGCGGCAGCTGCTCGGTGACGCGTCCCTGCCCCCGGCGGCGGCCCAGCCGCTGCGCGACGCCCTCTCCGACCTGGAGGACCGCACCGCCTCCGACCGGGAGCTGCTCGACGGGCTGTCCGGACTGCAGGACGACGCCTCCGCCTCCCTCGACGCGGTCCACGGCGCCTCGGACGCCCTGGCCCGCGCCACCGGCGACACCCGCGACCGGGCCCGCGGCCTCAAGGACTCGGTCGGGGACTCCCTGCCCGCCCTCAACGCGGCGATCAGCCGGGTCAGCTCGACCGCCGGCGGATTCGCCGCCTCCCTGCAGTCGCAGCAGACCCTGGTCCGCCAGTCCGTCGGCCTGCTCGACGGCGTCGGCCGCCAGCTCGACGCCACCGGCGGGGTGCTGGACCGGGTCGGCGGCGAATTCTCCGGGATCGCGGACGGTCTGGCCACGGCGCGGACCGATGTCCTCGCCCTTGTCGCGGCGTCCCGCGACGGGGTGCTGGGGACCGTGACCTCACTGGATTCGGTCGGGGTCTCCCGGTTCGTCTCCACCCCCGCCGAGGTCGACAGTCACCCGGTGTACCCGGTCGACCACTACGGGTCGGGGATGGCGGCGCTGTTCACCAACCTGTCGCTGTGGATCGGCGCGTTCATGCTGATGATCATCTTCCGCACCGAGGTGGACACGGCCGGGATCCGCCGCCTCACCGTCGGCCAGGCCTACCGGGGCCGGTTGCTGCTGCTGGCGGCGCTGGCGGTGGGGCAGGGCCTCATCGTCGGCATCGGCGACCTGCTCATCGGGGTGGAGACGGTGAACCCGGCCGCCTTCGTCGGCACGGTGGTGCTCACCGGGCTGGCGTACCTCGGCATCGTCTACGGGCTGGTGTCCGCCTTCGGTCATATCGGCCGGGGGATCGCGGTGGTGCTCGCCTTCCTGCAGATCCCCGGGGCGTCCGGCATGTACCCGATCGAGATGACACCGGACTTCTTCCGGGCGATCTCGCCGTTCCTGCCGTTCACCTACGGTATCGACGCCCTGCGGGAGACCATCGGCGGATTCTACGGCGACCACTGGTGGCGGGCGACGGGGATCCTCGTGGGCATGGCGCTGGTCGCCGTGGTGGCCGGCGCCCTGCTCAGCCGCCGCCTGTCGCATGTCAAGGCCCTGGTCAACGGCCAGCTGAAGGCCGGCGGCCTCATCGTCAACGAGGAGGTGCAGGTCGTCGGCAGCAGTTACCGGCTGACGGACGTCATCCACGCGCTGCGTGACCGGGACGGCTACCGGGAGGAGGTCGACCGGCAGTGGCGTCCGGTGCGGGAGCACTATCCGGCGCTGCTGCGCACCACCATCGCCGTCGGCGTGGCCGGCGTGCTGGTCCTCGGGGTGCTCGCCCGGGTCATCGACGACCAGAAGGCGCTGTTCTTCGGCCTGGTGAGCCTGTGGCTCCTGCTGACCGTCGCGGTCATCGCCGGGCTGGAGTACATGCGGCAGAGTTTCGCGCGCGCCCGGGAGCTCTCCGAGCTGCCGACCGCGGACCTGCAGGACGCACTCACCGACGGTAAGGACACAGCATCATGA
- the ctaD gene encoding cytochrome c oxidase subunit I — MTTPEEERLSRRPIVTTTLPASSTRPAPHGGRSRKGGHAWDILTTTDHKKLGIMYIIMSFGFFFAAGLMALLMRIELFHPGLQFLSNEQYNQLFTIHGTIMLLLFGTPIVWGFANAVLPLQIGAPDVAFPRLNAFGFWITLFGGLMVLSGFLTPGGAADFGWTMYMPLADAIHSPGVGSNLWIVGVAMTGIGTIASAINMITTTICLRAPGMTMFRMPIFTWNIMVTAVISLLIFPLLTSAALGVLYDRLLGGHIYDAGNGGAILWQHLFWFFGHPEVYVLALPFFGIVSEIFPVFSRKPMFGYVGLIFATLSIAALSMAVWAHHMFATGAVLLPFFSFMSYLIAVPTGMKFFNWLGTMWKGRITFETPMLFAIGFFVSFLFGGLTGVMLASPALDFHLTDTYFVVAHFHYTVSATVMFGAFAGVYFWFPKFTGRMLSERLGKIHFWLTFIGFHTTFLVQHWLGNMGMPRRYADYLDSDGFTTLNQVSTVGAVILGVSMLPFIWNIFSSWRYGEVVTVDDPWGYGNSLEWATSCPPPVHNFDSMPKIRSERPAFELHYPHMVKTMREEAHIGRHF; from the coding sequence ATGACGACCCCGGAGGAGGAACGGCTGTCGAGGAGGCCGATCGTGACCACCACCCTTCCCGCAAGCTCCACCCGCCCTGCCCCGCACGGCGGACGGTCCCGCAAGGGCGGACATGCATGGGACATCCTGACGACCACCGACCACAAGAAGCTCGGGATCATGTACATCATCATGTCCTTCGGCTTCTTCTTCGCCGCCGGACTGATGGCGCTGCTCATGCGCATCGAGCTGTTCCACCCCGGCCTGCAGTTCCTCTCCAACGAGCAGTACAACCAGCTGTTCACCATCCACGGCACGATCATGCTGCTGCTGTTCGGCACACCGATCGTCTGGGGCTTCGCCAACGCCGTCCTGCCGTTGCAGATCGGCGCACCCGACGTCGCCTTCCCCCGGCTCAACGCCTTCGGGTTCTGGATCACCCTGTTCGGCGGTCTCATGGTCCTCTCCGGCTTCCTCACCCCCGGCGGTGCCGCCGACTTCGGCTGGACCATGTACATGCCGCTGGCGGACGCCATCCACTCGCCGGGCGTCGGCTCGAACCTGTGGATCGTCGGGGTGGCGATGACGGGTATCGGCACCATCGCCTCGGCGATCAACATGATCACCACGACCATCTGCCTGCGGGCCCCGGGCATGACGATGTTCCGCATGCCGATCTTCACCTGGAACATCATGGTCACCGCCGTGATCTCCCTGCTGATCTTCCCGCTGCTGACCTCCGCCGCCCTCGGCGTGCTCTACGACCGGCTGCTCGGCGGCCACATCTACGACGCCGGCAACGGCGGCGCCATCCTCTGGCAGCACCTGTTCTGGTTCTTCGGCCACCCCGAGGTCTACGTCCTGGCGCTGCCGTTCTTCGGCATCGTCTCCGAGATCTTCCCGGTCTTCAGCCGGAAACCGATGTTCGGTTATGTCGGACTGATCTTCGCCACCCTGTCGATCGCCGCCCTGTCCATGGCCGTCTGGGCGCACCACATGTTCGCCACCGGTGCCGTCCTGCTGCCGTTCTTCAGTTTCATGTCGTACCTCATCGCCGTGCCGACCGGCATGAAGTTCTTCAACTGGCTCGGCACCATGTGGAAGGGCCGGATCACCTTCGAGACCCCGATGCTGTTCGCCATCGGCTTCTTCGTCAGCTTCCTGTTCGGCGGTCTGACCGGCGTCATGCTGGCGTCCCCCGCCCTGGACTTCCACCTGACGGACACCTACTTCGTCGTCGCGCACTTCCACTACACCGTCAGCGCGACGGTCATGTTCGGGGCGTTCGCCGGCGTGTACTTCTGGTTCCCGAAGTTCACCGGGCGGATGCTCAGTGAACGACTGGGCAAGATCCACTTCTGGCTGACCTTCATCGGCTTCCACACCACGTTCCTGGTGCAGCACTGGCTGGGCAACATGGGTATGCCCCGGCGGTACGCCGACTACCTCGACTCGGACGGCTTCACCACGCTGAACCAGGTCTCCACGGTCGGCGCCGTGATCCTGGGTGTCTCGATGCTGCCGTTCATCTGGAACATCTTCAGCTCCTGGCGCTACGGCGAGGTCGTCACCGTCGACGATCCGTGGGGTTACGGAAACTCCCTGGAGTGGGCCACCAGCTGCCCGCCGCCGGTGCACAACTTCGACTCGATGCCGAAGATCCGCTCGGAGCGTCCGGCCTTC
- a CDS encoding lipase family protein yields MTFLRTALTTLTAAALTVGTAVAAPGVPPSLVDTDPSIAQPATDPFYTPPAEIPDTPGTLIRSQDTPHLAEGLGGAQKILYTSTTQDGSPVATSGTVIEPTAPWTGQGPTPTIVFSPGTRGAGDGCAPSRAGLLVASMDQGTDGPINLDYEYPFYAAAAAMGVRVVVADLIGLGTPGQHTYVNHTEEGHAALDAARAAVPAGFPVAFYGYSQGGGASAGAAELAGTYAPELNVKGTFAGAPPSDLISVTEALDNHLIGGVLGYALNGALARHAELRPLMDRYLNDKGKEFLASTADECIGNSVQKWENLDTRTLTQDGRSLADILRDDPQVNAIFTSTDYRLGTRPLNAPMLLLSGDHDDVIPHAPVEQLAADYCGLGGTVQFVADPLPQIGEKNAVNHALPMITNSVTAFDWILDRFNGEPAPTTCR; encoded by the coding sequence ATGACATTCCTGCGCACCGCCCTCACAACCCTCACCGCAGCAGCGCTGACCGTCGGCACCGCTGTCGCGGCACCCGGCGTCCCGCCGTCACTGGTGGATACCGACCCGAGCATCGCCCAGCCGGCGACCGACCCCTTCTACACCCCGCCGGCCGAGATCCCGGACACGCCCGGCACGCTCATCCGCAGCCAGGACACCCCCCACCTGGCCGAGGGGCTCGGCGGCGCGCAGAAGATCCTGTACACCTCGACGACGCAGGACGGCTCCCCCGTCGCGACGTCCGGCACCGTCATCGAACCCACCGCACCGTGGACCGGCCAGGGCCCCACCCCGACCATCGTCTTCTCCCCCGGCACCCGCGGCGCGGGGGACGGGTGCGCCCCGTCCCGCGCAGGCCTGCTCGTCGCCTCGATGGACCAGGGCACCGACGGGCCGATCAACCTCGACTACGAGTACCCGTTCTACGCGGCGGCCGCCGCCATGGGGGTCCGGGTCGTCGTCGCCGACCTCATCGGCCTCGGCACACCCGGCCAGCACACCTACGTCAACCACACCGAGGAGGGACACGCCGCACTGGACGCCGCCCGGGCCGCCGTACCCGCCGGCTTCCCCGTCGCCTTCTACGGCTACTCGCAGGGCGGCGGTGCCTCCGCCGGCGCCGCGGAACTCGCCGGGACCTACGCCCCGGAGCTGAACGTGAAGGGCACCTTCGCCGGGGCACCACCCTCGGACCTCATCAGCGTCACCGAAGCCCTCGACAACCACCTCATCGGCGGCGTGCTCGGCTACGCCCTCAACGGCGCGCTCGCCCGGCACGCCGAACTCCGCCCGCTGATGGACCGGTACCTCAACGACAAGGGGAAGGAGTTCCTCGCCTCCACCGCCGACGAGTGCATCGGCAACTCGGTGCAGAAGTGGGAGAACCTGGACACCCGCACCCTGACGCAGGACGGCCGCTCCCTCGCCGACATCCTGCGGGACGACCCGCAGGTCAACGCCATCTTCACCAGCACCGACTACCGGCTCGGCACCCGGCCGCTGAACGCCCCGATGCTGCTGCTCAGCGGCGACCACGACGACGTCATCCCGCACGCCCCGGTCGAGCAGCTCGCCGCGGACTACTGCGGGCTCGGCGGCACCGTGCAGTTCGTCGCCGACCCGCTGCCGCAGATCGGTGAGAAGAACGCCGTGAACCACGCCCTGCCGATGATCACGAACTCGGTCACCGCCTTCGACTGGATCCTCGACCGTTTCAACGGGGAGCCGGCACCGACGACCTGCCGGTGA
- a CDS encoding YhgE/Pip domain-containing protein produces the protein MRNILHIVRGDLRRIRRNVMTAVVVFGLIIIPLLFSCFNVLASWDPFGRTDQLRIAVASADEGHESDLANLRINLGDQVLSQLSRNDQIDWVVTDEDTAVEGTKSGEYYASIVLPPDFSTSMLTFYLTGTEPTHLALYTNEKKNALSTVITSQGADGVITQINDTFTRIISDVGLGVISSLSDYLDKDDTKVALDRIRDRVAGLGDRLHSVAGTTRSLTALLDSTKPLLTGADDIARAAGADFGDPGTDLGGGSGATADLGSTLKDATDSLETALTATGDSYAAVGDRLGELFDRAGSAGSGTAATFTTLADRVQQQTDALAALRDRVADATPGGVPALDAAVDRSADLHDRLARTADDITAGTTSAAQSRQRTADALNRARQAVDGAVASYRQDLKPQLSQLGGTLDSLGRSVSGIRDDLDGITAGLSGSPGSVQGALDRARTTTATLADRLDGHAARFADLEKALATAGETGDFSRLAAIVGDDPDALASQLSAPVSVERDPVFPVASFGAGMAPLYTVLALWVGALLTVVLVRTSPPRDREYTRTQAYLGRFGLFALIGLAQSTLAVAGLVVFVQIGAVHPFLLLVSGWVTSVVFMLIVYTLVLSFGSAGKALSVVLLVIQVSGAGGAYPLPLLPGWFQAVSPWLPATYAMDAMRAAIAGMYRGDLWINLGMLLLFAVPALILGLFLRRFLDGYNRSTNAAIEKTKVMS, from the coding sequence ATGAGGAACATCCTGCACATCGTGCGCGGCGACCTCCGCCGCATCCGCCGCAACGTCATGACCGCCGTCGTGGTGTTCGGGCTGATCATCATCCCACTGCTGTTCTCCTGCTTCAACGTGCTCGCCAGCTGGGACCCCTTCGGCCGCACCGACCAGCTCAGGATCGCCGTCGCCAGTGCCGACGAGGGCCACGAGAGTGATCTGGCGAACCTGCGCATCAACCTCGGCGACCAGGTGCTGTCGCAGCTCAGCCGCAACGACCAGATCGACTGGGTCGTCACCGACGAGGACACGGCCGTCGAGGGCACGAAATCGGGGGAGTACTACGCCTCGATCGTCCTGCCCCCGGACTTCAGCACCTCGATGCTGACCTTCTACCTCACCGGTACCGAACCCACGCACCTCGCGCTGTACACCAACGAGAAGAAGAACGCCCTGTCCACGGTCATCACCTCACAGGGCGCCGACGGGGTGATCACGCAGATCAACGACACCTTCACCCGCATCATCAGCGACGTGGGCCTCGGCGTGATCTCCTCCCTGTCGGACTACCTCGACAAGGACGACACGAAGGTCGCCCTCGACCGGATCCGGGACCGGGTGGCCGGGCTCGGCGACCGGCTGCATTCGGTGGCCGGCACGACCCGCTCCCTGACCGCCCTGCTGGATTCGACGAAACCGCTGCTGACCGGGGCGGACGACATCGCCCGGGCGGCGGGGGCCGACTTCGGTGACCCGGGGACCGACCTCGGCGGCGGATCCGGGGCGACCGCCGACCTCGGTTCGACACTGAAGGATGCGACGGACTCGCTGGAGACCGCGCTCACCGCGACGGGCGACAGTTACGCGGCGGTGGGTGACCGGCTCGGTGAGCTCTTCGACCGCGCCGGGTCCGCGGGGTCCGGGACGGCGGCGACGTTCACCACCCTGGCGGACCGGGTGCAGCAGCAGACCGATGCCCTCGCCGCCCTGCGTGACCGGGTGGCGGACGCGACGCCCGGCGGCGTCCCCGCCCTGGACGCGGCCGTGGACCGCAGTGCCGACCTGCACGACCGGCTGGCCCGCACCGCCGACGACATCACGGCGGGGACCACCTCGGCCGCCCAGTCGCGGCAGCGGACCGCGGACGCGCTGAACCGGGCCCGGCAGGCGGTGGACGGCGCGGTGGCCTCCTACCGGCAGGACCTGAAGCCGCAGCTCTCCCAGCTCGGCGGCACCCTGGACTCGCTCGGCCGGAGTGTCTCCGGCATCCGCGACGACCTCGACGGCATCACGGCGGGACTGTCCGGGTCGCCCGGATCGGTGCAGGGGGCGCTGGACCGGGCGCGCACCACCACCGCGACGCTCGCGGACCGGCTCGACGGGCACGCCGCCCGCTTCGCCGACCTGGAGAAGGCGTTGGCGACCGCGGGGGAGACCGGTGACTTCTCCCGGCTCGCCGCGATCGTCGGCGACGATCCGGACGCCCTGGCCTCGCAGCTCTCCGCGCCGGTCTCGGTGGAACGCGATCCGGTGTTCCCCGTCGCCAGCTTCGGCGCGGGGATGGCGCCGCTGTACACGGTGCTGGCGCTGTGGGTCGGCGCACTGCTCACCGTGGTGCTCGTCCGGACCTCGCCGCCGCGGGACCGGGAGTACACGCGGACGCAGGCCTACCTCGGCCGGTTCGGCCTGTTCGCGCTGATCGGGCTGGCGCAGAGCACCCTGGCGGTGGCCGGCCTCGTCGTCTTCGTGCAGATCGGTGCGGTCCACCCGTTCCTGCTGCTGGTCAGCGGCTGGGTGACGTCGGTGGTGTTCATGCTCATCGTCTACACACTCGTGCTGTCGTTCGGCAGTGCGGGCAAGGCACTGTCGGTGGTGCTGCTGGTCATCCAGGTCTCGGGTGCCGGCGGTGCCTATCCGCTGCCGCTGCTGCCCGGCTGGTTCCAGGCGGTGAGCCCGTGGCTGCCCGCCACCTACGCGATGGACGCCATGCGCGCCGCCATCGCGGGCATGTACCGGGGTGACCTGTGGATCAACCTGGGCATGCTGCTGCTGTTCGCGGTTCCGGCACTCATCCTGGGACTGTTCCTGCGGCGGTTCCTGGACGGCTACAACCGGTCGACGAATGCGGCGATCGAGAAGACGAAGGTCATGTCCTGA
- a CDS encoding 12-oxophytodienoate reductase, translating to MTEPEFNKPLTAGRIPLANRIVQAPMGRLRADPQGRPGDLMAEFYRQRAGMGLIVSDGTSPSRDGRVFVTQPGLYDDAQIPGWRAVADAVHTAGGHIVAQLMHAGWNTHEDVTGLPVVSASAVDHRGWAHDARGNRLPFATPVALDAAGLDRIRADFAAAARRAVDAGLDGVELHAANGYLLHSFLAPNSNIRTDSYGGSPANRARFVTEVTAAVAAEIGADRVGVRISPGMTIQGAVEDDDAVAAEAYAHLIDGFNALGDGTGIAYLNLTQPDLAGDLATGLRDRFHGPVFANRNTGTKVASTRQDALDILALGYDAAAVGRPALANPDLVARWTAAETDAETAENTPDPKTFYFGGASGYTDYPTLQEVTTP from the coding sequence ATGACTGAACCAGAGTTCAACAAGCCGCTGACAGCCGGACGCATCCCGCTGGCCAACCGCATCGTCCAGGCCCCCATGGGCCGGCTGCGCGCCGACCCGCAGGGCCGACCCGGAGACCTCATGGCCGAGTTCTACCGGCAGCGTGCGGGCATGGGGCTCATCGTCTCCGACGGCACCTCCCCCAGCCGCGACGGCCGGGTGTTCGTCACCCAGCCCGGCCTCTACGACGACGCCCAGATCCCCGGCTGGCGGGCCGTCGCCGATGCCGTCCACACCGCCGGCGGCCACATCGTCGCCCAGCTCATGCACGCCGGCTGGAACACCCACGAGGACGTCACCGGCCTGCCCGTCGTCTCCGCCAGCGCCGTCGACCACCGCGGCTGGGCGCACGACGCCCGAGGCAACCGCCTGCCGTTCGCCACACCCGTGGCACTGGACGCCGCCGGGCTCGACCGGATCCGGGCCGACTTCGCCGCAGCCGCGCGCCGGGCGGTCGACGCCGGACTCGACGGCGTGGAACTGCACGCCGCCAACGGCTACCTGCTCCACTCCTTCCTCGCCCCGAACTCGAACATCCGGACCGACTCCTACGGCGGATCCCCGGCGAACCGCGCCCGCTTCGTCACCGAGGTCACCGCCGCCGTCGCCGCGGAGATCGGCGCCGACCGGGTGGGTGTGCGCATCAGCCCCGGCATGACCATCCAGGGCGCGGTCGAGGACGATGACGCGGTCGCCGCCGAGGCCTATGCGCACCTCATCGACGGGTTCAACGCACTCGGCGACGGGACCGGCATCGCCTACCTCAACCTCACGCAGCCCGACCTCGCCGGCGACCTGGCGACCGGCCTCCGCGACCGGTTCCACGGCCCCGTCTTCGCCAACCGCAACACCGGCACGAAGGTCGCGAGCACCCGGCAGGACGCCCTGGACATCCTCGCCCTCGGCTACGACGCCGCCGCGGTCGGACGCCCCGCGCTGGCCAACCCCGACCTCGTCGCCCGGTGGACGGCTGCGGAAACGGATGCGGAAACGGCCGAGAACACCCCGGACCCGAAGACCTTCTACTTCGGCGGTGCGAGCGGCTACACCGACTATCCGACATTGCAGGAGGTGACCACCCCTTAA
- a CDS encoding HNH endonuclease signature motif containing protein: MTTTVSTPNRTTIHQMAFNALFDRIVSDLTDGDDTLLGLYAHCLDDPDGALTTERPGPDHSLDPAAPVGWATQDNPDLLSTTKTAANLLDLTLAAALTPDGSDEVHRTTANAARRLGVTRSKARVYCDVGTMLSRMPLTGAAVSCGAFSLDLLRILADVTCAVDDDHLAAVDADLADLLTPTRPAQAVPGPVILRRAATEIVGTHQPAALPLDPEAQDVPPPELQTDFAVDTRNDDFTVFHVTLPADEAVGVTRIVDAVAAAHGSSRATAFAELCHGHVDDVRVTLNCYRNIDSGTMHLENRWLNRVATDRWTRRVTHLTVPSHSAHDGRFASDNQKALLAGIDGTCRAPGCESPAATADTDHVHRYDSEPRTDTERMQSLCRRCHNAKTRGLVDYTRHPDGTVSATSIDDGHTVTTVPTGPMAEAVTTFARDLARKVQTRAEHQAARDAWNAATRAAVEEVVPF, from the coding sequence ATGACCACCACCGTTTCCACACCGAACCGCACCACCATCCATCAGATGGCGTTCAACGCCCTGTTCGACAGGATCGTCAGTGACCTCACCGACGGGGACGACACCCTGCTCGGCCTGTACGCCCACTGCCTCGACGACCCCGACGGTGCCCTCACCACCGAACGCCCCGGACCGGACCACTCCCTCGACCCTGCCGCGCCCGTAGGCTGGGCCACGCAGGACAACCCTGACCTGTTGTCGACGACCAAGACCGCCGCGAACCTCCTCGACCTCACCCTCGCCGCCGCGCTGACACCCGACGGCTCCGACGAGGTCCACCGCACCACCGCCAACGCGGCCCGCCGCCTCGGGGTCACCCGGTCGAAGGCCCGGGTCTACTGCGATGTCGGGACGATGCTCAGCCGTATGCCGCTCACCGGCGCCGCGGTCTCCTGCGGTGCATTCAGCCTCGACCTGCTGCGCATCCTCGCCGACGTCACCTGCGCCGTCGACGACGACCACCTCGCCGCGGTGGACGCCGACCTCGCCGACCTGCTCACCCCCACCCGCCCGGCGCAGGCCGTCCCCGGTCCCGTCATCCTGCGGCGGGCGGCCACCGAGATCGTCGGAACCCACCAGCCCGCCGCACTCCCCCTCGACCCGGAGGCGCAGGACGTTCCACCACCTGAACTGCAGACCGACTTCGCCGTCGACACCCGCAACGACGACTTCACCGTCTTCCACGTGACGCTGCCGGCCGACGAGGCGGTCGGTGTCACCCGTATCGTCGACGCGGTCGCCGCCGCCCACGGGTCCTCCCGCGCCACCGCGTTCGCCGAACTCTGCCACGGCCACGTCGACGATGTCCGGGTGACCCTCAACTGCTACCGGAACATCGACAGCGGCACCATGCACCTGGAGAACCGGTGGCTGAACCGTGTCGCCACCGACCGGTGGACCCGCCGGGTCACCCACCTCACCGTGCCCTCGCACTCCGCCCATGACGGCCGGTTCGCCTCCGACAACCAGAAAGCCCTGCTGGCCGGCATCGACGGCACCTGCCGGGCCCCCGGGTGCGAGAGTCCCGCCGCCACCGCGGACACGGACCACGTCCACCGCTACGACAGTGAACCCCGCACGGACACCGAACGGATGCAGAGCCTGTGCCGCCGGTGCCACAACGCCAAGACGCGCGGCCTGGTCGACTACACCCGCCACCCCGACGGCACCGTCAGCGCCACCAGCATCGACGACGGCCACACCGTCACCACCGTGCCGACCGGACCGATGGCGGAGGCTGTCACCACCTTCGCCCGGGACCTCGCACGGAAGGTACAGACCCGGGCCGAACATCAAGCGGCCCGTGACGCGTGGAACGCCGCCACCCGCGCCGCCGTCGAGGAGGTCGTACCCTTCTGA